The following are from one region of the Flavobacteriaceae bacterium UJ101 genome:
- a CDS encoding DNA repair protein RecO (Involved in DNA repair and RecF pathway recombination; Belongs to the RecO family.) has protein sequence MNQQTQGIVLKQLKYSESAIIVKIYTLDFGIQSYIVKGARKKSKKNQTALFQPLSHLDLTSFTYKKSDLNIFKEGKSSHLFKSLHSHPIKITLSFFLSDVLTSTLKEETSNPELFYFISQSLQILDEEEHHYANFHLWFILHLTKFLGFYPNTDNTEPIYFNLLEGNFTSTKSIHTCSEEDSLMIKKFIKSSINQCLELKLNKLKRQNILDILIKYYNLQDHAISNLKSLKIVQEVLEIL, from the coding sequence ATGAATCAACAAACACAAGGTATTGTTTTAAAACAACTCAAGTATAGCGAAAGTGCTATTATCGTCAAAATATATACACTTGATTTTGGTATTCAGTCTTACATTGTAAAAGGAGCTCGCAAGAAAAGTAAAAAAAATCAGACAGCACTCTTTCAACCTTTATCACACCTTGATTTAACATCTTTTACTTATAAAAAAAGTGATTTAAACATCTTTAAAGAAGGTAAAAGCTCTCATCTTTTCAAAAGTTTACATTCACACCCCATTAAGATAACCCTTTCTTTTTTTTTAAGCGATGTTTTAACTTCAACCTTAAAAGAAGAAACATCCAACCCAGAACTATTTTATTTTATCAGCCAGTCATTGCAAATTTTAGATGAAGAAGAACATCATTATGCTAACTTTCACCTTTGGTTTATTCTTCATTTAACCAAATTTCTAGGCTTTTATCCTAACACTGACAATACAGAACCTATTTATTTCAATTTACTAGAAGGAAACTTCACTTCTACAAAATCCATTCACACTTGTTCGGAAGAAGATTCACTTATGATTAAGAAATTCATAAAATCATCCATCAATCAGTGTCTAGAATTGAAACTTAACAAGTTAAAACGCCAAAATATTTTGGATATTTTAATAAAATATTACAACTTGCAAGACCATGCTATTTCTAACTTGAAATCATTAAAAATTGTACAAGAGGTTCTTGAAATATTATAA
- the gdhA gene encoding glutamate dehydrogenase (NADP(+)) (Belongs to the Glu/Leu/Phe/Val dehydrogenases family.; KEGG: acd:AOLE_14205 glutamate dehydrogenase (NADP+)), whose protein sequence is MDQAVNDFMELVKQRNSNEPEFLQAVHEVAETVIPFIKQHDIYHGKNILLRMVEPERAIFFRVPWVDDQGEIQVNRGYRIEMNSAIGPYKGGLRFHPSVNISILKFLAFEQVFKNALTTLPMGGGKGGSDFDPKGKSDAEIMRFCQSFMSELFRHIGPNTDVPAGDIGVGGREIGFLFGMYKKLKNEFTGVLTGKGLSWGGSLIRPEATGYGNVYFAKNMLETKGESFEGKIVTVSGSGNVAQFATEKATQLGGKVVTMSDSSGYIYDADGIDAEKLAFIMELKNVKRGRIKEYVAKYPSAEFHEGKRPWGTKCDIALPCATQNELNGEEAKALIDNGVICVSEGANMPSTPEAIEALQKAGILFAPGKASNAGGVAVSGLEMSQNSLRFNWTREEVDEKLKGIMKDIHDNCIKYGQEGDHINYVKGANIAGFVKVADAMLAHGII, encoded by the coding sequence ATGGATCAAGCTGTAAACGATTTTATGGAGCTAGTAAAGCAACGTAATTCAAACGAGCCAGAATTTTTACAGGCAGTACACGAAGTAGCTGAAACTGTAATACCTTTTATCAAACAACACGATATATACCACGGGAAAAACATTCTTTTAAGAATGGTTGAACCTGAAAGAGCCATTTTTTTCAGAGTTCCTTGGGTAGATGATCAAGGAGAAATCCAAGTAAACAGAGGATATCGTATTGAAATGAACTCTGCTATTGGACCTTACAAAGGAGGATTACGTTTCCACCCGAGTGTTAACATTAGTATTTTAAAATTCTTAGCTTTTGAGCAAGTATTCAAAAATGCCCTAACCACATTACCAATGGGAGGAGGAAAAGGAGGATCTGATTTTGATCCAAAAGGAAAATCAGATGCAGAAATCATGCGTTTCTGTCAATCTTTTATGTCTGAACTATTCCGTCACATTGGCCCTAACACCGATGTTCCTGCAGGAGACATAGGAGTAGGTGGACGTGAAATTGGATTCCTATTTGGAATGTATAAAAAATTAAAAAATGAATTTACTGGGGTTTTAACAGGTAAAGGACTTTCTTGGGGAGGATCTTTAATTCGCCCTGAAGCAACAGGATATGGAAACGTATACTTTGCCAAAAACATGTTAGAAACAAAAGGAGAATCTTTCGAAGGTAAAATTGTTACTGTTTCTGGATCAGGAAATGTAGCACAATTTGCTACTGAGAAAGCGACTCAATTAGGAGGAAAAGTAGTTACAATGTCTGATTCTTCTGGATACATTTATGATGCTGACGGTATTGATGCTGAGAAATTAGCCTTTATCATGGAATTGAAAAATGTAAAACGAGGAAGAATTAAAGAATATGTAGCAAAATACCCTTCTGCAGAATTCCATGAAGGAAAACGTCCATGGGGAACAAAATGTGATATCGCATTACCTTGTGCTACACAAAATGAATTAAATGGAGAAGAAGCTAAAGCTTTAATTGATAACGGTGTAATCTGTGTATCAGAAGGTGCCAACATGCCTTCTACTCCTGAAGCAATTGAAGCTTTACAAAAAGCAGGTATCTTATTTGCTCCTGGAAAAGCTTCTAACGCAGGTGGTGTAGCTGTTTCTGGTTTAGAAATGTCACAAAACTCATTACGTTTTAACTGGACACGTGAAGAAGTAGATGAAAAATTAAAAGGTATTATGAAAGACATTCATGACAACTGTATCAAATACGGTCAAGAAGGTGATCACATTAACTATGTTAAAGGTGCCAATATTGCTGGATTTGTAAAAGTTGCTGATGCAATGTTAGCACATGGTATCATTTAA
- the glnA|GLUL gene encoding glutamate--ammonia ligase (Belongs to the glutamine synthetase family. Type 3 subfamily.; KEGG: nko:Niako_4718 glutamine synthetase), which yields MSTLRFKALADVHNRKPVDVKIPGKLSSLFSENVFSESVMKEFLTKDAYKAVLGAINKGTKIERTLADQVAVAMKDWALSKGATHYTHWFQPLTGATAEKHDAFFEPIGEGRAMERFNGSMLVQQEPDASSFPNGGIRNTFEARGYTAWDPSSPAFVIDTTLCIPSVFISYTGETLDNKIPLLRALSAVDDAATDVAQYFDKHVRKVNATLGWEQEYFLVDEALYNARPDLQLTGRTLLGHAPAKGQQLDDHYFGSIPDRVLSFMKELEIESLKLGIPVTTRHNEVAPGQFELAPMFDETNRAVDQNSLLMDIMEKIARRHSLRILFHEKPFAGVNGSGKHNNWSLGTDTGNNLLAPGKTPKKNLEFLTFFVNTIAAVHKHADLLRAAIASASNDHRLGANEAPPAIISVFIGSQLTSVLDELEKVTKGKLSPDEKTDLKLNVVGKIPEILLDNTDRNRTSPFAFTGNKFEFRAVGSTANCAEPMTVLNTIVAKQLKEFKKEVDKLVEGGMKKDDAIFNILRESIKASRSILFEGDGYSKEWEDEATKKRKFSNNKTTPEALKAELTKDAIRLYEEMGIFSEREIHARNEIKLEKYATLIGIEAQVLSDISRNHIVPTAVRYQNTLIKNVKGLKEVFGDKEFKKHAKEQLDLITSISDNISGIKSGVDKLLKAKQKAEGIEDAQKQAEAFCFDVKPLFDKVRECSDSLEMMVDDELWPLPKYRELLFSK from the coding sequence ATGTCTACATTAAGATTTAAAGCATTAGCAGATGTACACAACAGAAAGCCTGTTGATGTGAAAATTCCAGGGAAATTATCTTCTTTATTTTCAGAGAATGTATTTTCAGAATCTGTAATGAAAGAGTTTTTGACTAAAGATGCTTATAAGGCGGTTTTAGGTGCAATTAATAAAGGAACAAAAATAGAACGTACTTTAGCAGATCAAGTAGCAGTGGCAATGAAAGATTGGGCGTTGTCAAAAGGGGCAACACATTATACGCACTGGTTTCAACCTTTAACAGGTGCTACAGCTGAAAAGCATGATGCTTTTTTTGAACCAATAGGAGAAGGGCGTGCTATGGAACGTTTTAACGGTTCGATGTTGGTACAACAAGAGCCTGATGCTTCTTCTTTTCCAAATGGAGGGATTCGTAATACTTTTGAAGCAAGAGGTTATACAGCTTGGGATCCATCTTCTCCAGCCTTTGTAATTGATACAACACTTTGTATTCCTTCTGTATTTATATCATATACAGGGGAAACCTTAGATAATAAAATACCTTTATTAAGAGCATTAAGTGCAGTAGATGATGCGGCAACAGACGTAGCACAATATTTTGATAAACATGTTCGAAAAGTAAATGCAACATTAGGTTGGGAACAAGAATATTTTTTAGTTGATGAAGCATTATATAATGCACGACCTGATTTACAGTTGACAGGAAGAACATTGTTAGGTCATGCTCCAGCAAAAGGACAACAATTAGATGATCACTATTTTGGATCTATTCCTGATCGTGTTCTGTCGTTTATGAAAGAATTGGAAATAGAATCATTGAAATTAGGAATTCCAGTTACAACACGTCATAATGAGGTAGCTCCTGGGCAATTTGAATTAGCACCTATGTTTGATGAAACCAATCGTGCGGTTGATCAAAACTCTTTATTGATGGATATAATGGAAAAAATTGCCCGTCGTCATAGTTTGCGTATTTTATTTCATGAGAAACCTTTTGCAGGTGTAAATGGTTCAGGAAAACATAATAACTGGTCACTAGGGACTGATACGGGGAATAATTTATTAGCTCCAGGAAAAACACCTAAGAAAAATTTAGAGTTTTTAACCTTCTTTGTTAATACCATTGCAGCAGTACATAAGCATGCTGATTTATTGAGAGCTGCTATTGCTTCGGCAAGTAATGATCATCGTTTAGGAGCAAACGAAGCACCTCCTGCTATTATTTCAGTATTTATTGGTTCGCAATTAACCTCTGTATTAGATGAATTAGAAAAAGTAACCAAAGGAAAATTATCTCCAGATGAGAAAACAGATCTAAAATTAAATGTAGTAGGGAAGATTCCAGAAATTTTATTGGATAATACAGATCGTAATCGTACATCACCTTTCGCTTTTACAGGGAATAAATTTGAGTTTAGAGCCGTTGGGTCAACAGCAAACTGTGCTGAACCGATGACGGTTTTAAATACGATTGTTGCAAAACAGTTGAAAGAATTTAAAAAAGAAGTAGATAAATTGGTAGAAGGAGGAATGAAAAAAGATGATGCAATCTTTAATATATTAAGAGAATCTATCAAAGCTTCACGTTCTATTTTATTTGAAGGAGATGGTTATAGTAAAGAGTGGGAAGATGAAGCGACGAAAAAGCGTAAGTTTTCTAATAATAAAACAACTCCAGAAGCTTTAAAAGCTGAATTAACGAAAGATGCGATTAGATTGTATGAAGAAATGGGAATCTTTTCTGAAAGAGAAATTCATGCTCGTAATGAAATTAAGTTAGAAAAATATGCAACTTTAATTGGTATTGAAGCACAAGTTTTAAGTGATATCTCTCGAAATCATATTGTTCCAACTGCTGTTCGTTATCAAAATACATTAATCAAAAATGTAAAAGGTTTAAAAGAAGTATTTGGAGATAAGGAGTTTAAAAAACACGCCAAAGAACAACTGGATTTAATTACTTCTATTTCTGATAATATCTCAGGAATTAAATCAGGTGTAGATAAACTATTAAAAGCAAAACAAAAGGCTGAAGGTATAGAAGATGCTCAAAAACAAGCAGAAGCTTTTTGTTTTGATGTGAAACCTTTGTTTGATAAGGTAAGAGAATGTTCTGATAGTCTTGAAATGATGGTCGATGATGAGCTTTGGCCGTTACCAAAATATAGAGAATTATTATTTTCTAAATAG
- a CDS encoding peptide chain release factor (Peptide chain release factor 1 directs the termination of translation in response to the peptide chain termination codons UAG and UAA; Belongs to the prokaryotic/mitochondrial release factor family.) — protein sequence MSSLLTQLQALKQRFDEVADLIIQPEVISDQKRYAQLNKQYKDLEKVVEVYKQYKAKLDVIAEADEIIADGSDAEMVEMAKMEKEEAKSALPKMEEDIKFLLIPKDPEDDKNVIVELRAGTGGDEACIFVEDMFRMYVMYFKEKGWSYEVVNSTEGGTKGYKELVLEVTGNAVYGTMKFESGVHRVQRVPETESQGRVHTSAITIAVLPEAEEVDVELNMSDVRRDTFRASGAGGQHVNKTESAIRLTHIPTGIVAECQDGRSQHKNYEKALQVLRTRMYQVELEKKQAERAAERKSLVSSGDRSAKIRTYNYPQGRVTDHRINKSMYNLADYMNGNCQEMIDALKMHENTEKLKAQEEGAQSL from the coding sequence ATGTCATCATTATTAACACAATTACAAGCTTTAAAACAACGTTTTGATGAGGTAGCAGATTTGATTATTCAACCCGAAGTAATTTCAGATCAAAAACGCTATGCTCAGCTAAATAAACAATATAAAGATTTAGAGAAAGTTGTAGAAGTTTATAAGCAATACAAAGCAAAGTTAGATGTAATTGCTGAAGCAGACGAAATCATAGCAGATGGTTCAGATGCTGAAATGGTTGAAATGGCAAAAATGGAAAAGGAAGAAGCAAAATCTGCTTTACCTAAAATGGAGGAAGATATTAAGTTTTTATTGATTCCAAAAGATCCAGAAGATGATAAAAATGTTATCGTTGAATTGCGTGCAGGTACCGGAGGTGATGAAGCCTGTATTTTTGTTGAAGATATGTTTCGAATGTATGTAATGTACTTCAAAGAGAAAGGTTGGTCATATGAAGTGGTTAATTCTACAGAAGGAGGTACAAAAGGTTACAAAGAATTGGTTTTAGAAGTAACGGGCAATGCTGTATATGGAACGATGAAGTTTGAATCAGGTGTACACCGAGTACAACGTGTGCCAGAAACAGAATCACAAGGTCGTGTACATACTTCAGCGATTACAATAGCTGTTTTACCCGAAGCAGAAGAAGTAGATGTAGAATTAAATATGTCAGATGTTCGCCGTGATACTTTTAGAGCAAGTGGAGCAGGAGGTCAGCACGTTAATAAAACAGAATCGGCTATTCGATTAACTCATATTCCGACTGGAATTGTTGCAGAATGCCAAGACGGTCGTTCTCAACATAAAAATTATGAGAAAGCTTTACAAGTCTTACGTACACGTATGTATCAAGTAGAGCTGGAAAAAAAGCAAGCTGAAAGAGCAGCTGAACGTAAATCATTGGTTTCGTCAGGTGATCGTTCTGCCAAAATACGTACGTATAATTATCCACAAGGACGTGTAACAGATCATCGTATTAATAAATCAATGTACAATTTAGCAGATTATATGAATGGAAATTGTCAAGAAATGATCGATGCTCTGAAAATGCATGAGAATACTGAGAAATTAAAAGCGCAAGAGGAAGGGGCTCAGAGTTTATAA
- the cysK gene encoding cysteine synthase (Belongs to the cysteine synthase/cystathionine beta- synthase family. Highly divergent.; KEGG: ske:Sked_06040 cysteine synthase A): MEIRKWTSEAIKKINADYNRSSDTHLIKLNLPYFKNIDIYLKDESTHPSGSLKHRLARSLFLYGLCNGHIHSKSTIVEASSGSTAISEAYFARLLGLPFTSIVPNTTSQEKIQLIEFYGGICIKVPSSQIYVKAEALAKEKNGYYIDQFTYAERATDWRGNNNIAESIFEQMSQERFNIPSWIVVGAGTGGTSATIGRYIRYNPTFSQKTQLAVVDPENSVFFDYYHNRDKTITSTQGSRIEGIGRPRVEPSFQPNVIDKMIKVPDGASIASVRWLESILNRKCGGSTGTNIYATLQLAHEMKENNQSGSIVTMICDSGERYINTYYNDQWIKDHQIKLDPFIQELKKYS; this comes from the coding sequence ATGGAAATAAGAAAATGGACTTCTGAAGCTATAAAAAAAATTAATGCAGATTATAATCGATCATCTGACACACATTTAATAAAGCTCAACTTACCTTATTTTAAAAATATTGACATTTATTTAAAAGATGAATCCACACATCCTAGTGGAAGTTTAAAGCATCGATTAGCAAGATCTTTATTTTTATATGGATTATGTAACGGTCACATACACTCTAAATCTACAATTGTTGAAGCTTCATCAGGAAGTACCGCAATTTCTGAAGCTTATTTTGCAAGATTATTAGGTTTACCTTTTACTTCCATCGTACCCAATACCACTTCTCAAGAAAAAATTCAATTAATTGAATTCTATGGTGGAATCTGTATCAAAGTTCCTTCTTCTCAAATTTATGTGAAAGCAGAAGCTTTAGCAAAAGAAAAAAATGGATACTATATTGACCAATTTACTTATGCCGAAAGAGCTACAGATTGGAGAGGTAACAACAATATTGCAGAAAGTATTTTTGAACAAATGAGCCAAGAACGATTTAACATACCTTCATGGATAGTCGTAGGGGCAGGAACTGGTGGAACCTCAGCTACAATAGGAAGATACATTCGTTACAACCCTACCTTTAGTCAAAAAACTCAATTAGCTGTAGTTGACCCAGAAAATTCTGTTTTTTTTGACTATTATCATAATCGTGATAAAACAATCACCTCAACCCAAGGATCTAGAATAGAAGGTATTGGAAGACCCAGAGTAGAACCCTCTTTCCAACCTAATGTAATTGATAAAATGATTAAAGTACCTGATGGTGCTTCAATTGCTAGTGTAAGATGGTTAGAATCTATATTAAACCGTAAATGCGGTGGATCTACAGGTACAAATATTTATGCTACACTTCAATTAGCTCATGAAATGAAAGAAAATAATCAATCTGGAAGTATCGTAACTATGATATGCGATAGTGGTGAACGTTATATCAACACCTATTATAACGATCAGTGGATAAAAGATCATCAAATCAAACTTGATCCGTTTATTCAAGAATTAAAAAAATATTCATGA
- a CDS encoding UPF0597 protein (Belongs to the UPF0597 family.) has protein sequence MIIDETIKTQVLNILKEEIVPAEGCTEPIALAYTAAKAVEILQKKPEKLVVYVSGNIIKNVKSVVVPNSGGMVGIEVSAAMGALAGDASKELLVISNVQTEQLKEIKTFIDNGNVEVIHENTPVKLYCRIEAINGEDSVSVEIKHIHTNITKVIRNGATLIDRPCNDADFNSSLTDRRILSIELIYHLAKTIEIESIAEKFDQVIHFNSAIAQEGLTGNYGINVGKMMKDNMESGIYGNDQRNRSASFAAAGSDARMSGCSLPVMTTSGSGNQGMTASLPIIKYAIDNDLTKEELYRALFMSHLATVHIKTNVGRLSAYCGVICASAAVSGGIAFIQGSDYITVSNAITNTLGNVSGIICDGAKGSCASKIATGVTAAFDSAMLAKAQRVMNGGDGIVGECVETTIENIGKLAQSGMNKTDEVILGIMTNKAQ, from the coding sequence ATGATAATTGACGAAACAATAAAAACGCAAGTTTTAAACATTTTAAAAGAAGAAATTGTTCCTGCAGAAGGTTGCACAGAACCTATTGCATTGGCTTATACTGCAGCAAAAGCAGTTGAAATCCTCCAAAAAAAACCTGAAAAACTAGTCGTTTATGTCTCTGGAAACATTATAAAAAATGTTAAAAGTGTTGTGGTACCTAATAGTGGTGGAATGGTTGGAATAGAAGTTTCAGCAGCTATGGGAGCACTAGCAGGAGATGCTTCCAAAGAATTGTTGGTCATCAGTAACGTTCAAACAGAACAACTTAAAGAAATCAAAACTTTTATTGACAACGGAAATGTTGAAGTTATTCATGAAAATACACCTGTAAAACTATACTGTCGTATTGAAGCTATAAATGGTGAAGATTCTGTATCTGTTGAAATAAAACATATTCATACCAATATTACAAAAGTAATACGCAATGGTGCTACTCTAATTGATAGACCTTGTAATGATGCTGATTTTAATTCTTCTCTAACAGATCGTAGAATTCTTTCTATCGAATTAATATATCATTTAGCAAAAACAATTGAAATTGAGTCGATTGCTGAAAAATTTGATCAAGTGATTCATTTTAACTCAGCTATTGCTCAAGAAGGCTTAACAGGAAATTATGGGATCAATGTTGGAAAAATGATGAAAGATAACATGGAGTCCGGTATTTACGGAAACGATCAGCGCAATCGCTCTGCTAGTTTTGCAGCAGCGGGTAGTGATGCCCGAATGAGTGGATGTTCTTTACCTGTTATGACAACTAGTGGAAGTGGAAATCAAGGAATGACTGCTTCTTTGCCTATTATTAAATATGCTATCGACAATGATTTAACTAAAGAGGAACTTTACCGTGCTTTATTTATGTCACATCTTGCTACTGTTCATATAAAAACCAATGTGGGACGTTTATCCGCATATTGTGGTGTTATTTGTGCTTCTGCAGCCGTAAGTGGTGGTATAGCTTTTATTCAAGGTAGTGATTACATTACCGTTAGTAACGCTATAACTAACACACTAGGTAATGTTTCAGGGATTATTTGTGATGGTGCTAAAGGGTCTTGTGCTTCTAAAATTGCCACAGGTGTGACTGCCGCTTTTGATTCAGCCATGTTAGCCAAAGCACAACGTGTTATGAATGGTGGAGATGGTATTGTAGGAGAATGTGTTGAAACTACTATTGAAAATATTGGAAAATTAGCCCAAAGTGGTATGAACAAAACAGACGAAGTAATTTTAGGAATTATGACTAATAAAGCTCAATAA
- a CDS encoding uncharacterized protein (Contains 1 RCK N-terminal domain.), with protein sequence MNDEPLKIKTRFLVIALCLIFIIGTLGYINISDYSFIDALYMTIITVTTVGFGEIHPLNEEGRIFTMFLVLTSLGLVAYSASTIGKALLDGDLMKKYKENRMNKQLKTLKNHTIICGFGRNGRQSARKLKASNHPFLVIEKDRSKVIDHEDITPVLIEGDATQDHILEKAVIEKADSLITALPSDAANLFVVLTAKQLNPKVKIISRASSHQSVKKLKIAGADHVIMPDKIGGEHMASLIVTPGVLEFLDNLSVEGSYQNNIVEVYAEEFPEEFLGKSILDLDLRKKSGASVIGYKNPEGEYFVNPDVATQIVEKSSFIILGKPKQITALKEVFGIK encoded by the coding sequence ATGAATGATGAACCTTTAAAAATAAAAACCCGCTTTTTAGTAATAGCGCTATGTTTAATTTTTATTATAGGAACATTAGGTTACATTAATATTTCTGATTATTCTTTTATTGATGCACTCTATATGACCATCATAACTGTGACGACAGTTGGTTTTGGAGAAATTCATCCATTAAACGAAGAAGGAAGGATTTTTACAATGTTTTTAGTGCTTACGAGTTTAGGGTTGGTAGCTTATTCAGCTTCTACAATAGGAAAAGCATTATTAGATGGTGATCTAATGAAGAAATATAAAGAAAATAGAATGAATAAACAGCTCAAAACATTAAAGAATCATACCATTATTTGTGGTTTTGGAAGGAATGGGCGGCAATCTGCACGAAAATTAAAAGCTTCAAATCATCCCTTTTTAGTTATAGAAAAAGATAGATCAAAAGTGATAGATCATGAAGATATTACACCTGTTTTGATCGAAGGAGATGCTACGCAAGATCATATTTTAGAAAAAGCAGTAATAGAAAAAGCAGATTCATTGATTACAGCTCTTCCAAGTGATGCTGCCAATTTATTTGTTGTGTTGACTGCTAAACAGTTAAACCCTAAAGTAAAAATAATTAGTAGAGCAAGTAGTCATCAATCTGTTAAAAAATTAAAAATTGCAGGGGCTGATCATGTTATTATGCCAGATAAAATTGGAGGTGAGCATATGGCTTCATTGATTGTTACACCTGGAGTTTTAGAGTTTTTAGATAATTTAAGTGTTGAAGGAAGCTATCAAAATAATATTGTTGAAGTATATGCTGAAGAATTTCCCGAGGAATTTTTAGGGAAATCTATTTTAGATTTAGATTTAAGGAAAAAATCGGGAGCCTCTGTGATTGGATATAAAAACCCCGAAGGAGAATATTTTGTAAATCCTGATGTAGCTACACAAATTGTAGAAAAATCATCATTTATTATTTTAGGAAAACCAAAACAAATTACAGCACTCAAGGAAGTTTTTGGTATAAAATAA